The following are from one region of the Harpia harpyja isolate bHarHar1 chromosome 4, bHarHar1 primary haplotype, whole genome shotgun sequence genome:
- the LOC128140741 gene encoding feather keratin 1-like produces the protein MSCYNQCLPCQPCGPTPLANSCNEPCVRQCQDSTVVIQPSPVVVTLPGPILSSFPQNTAVGSSTSAAVGSILSSEGVPISSGGFGLSGFGSRYCGRRCLPC, from the coding sequence atgtcctgctacaaccagtgcctgccctgccagccctgcggcccgaccccgctggccaacagctgcaatgagccctgtgtcaggcagtgccaggactccaccgtcgtcatccagccctcccccgtggtggtgaccctgcccggccccatcctcagctccttcccacagaacaccgccgtgggctcctccacctccgctgccgttggcagcatcctcagctctgaggGAGTGCCCATCTCCTCCGGGGGCTTTGGCCTCTCCGGCTTTGGCAGCCGCTACTGCGGCAGGAGGTGCCTCCCCTGCTAA